The genomic window GGAATGCGCTGATGAAGTGGACAGCAATCGCCTGCTGTATGTTACTTTTACCCTTTTTGACTTCAGCTAAGGACGAAGACCTGTATGTCGGCGGCCACAGTATCTGGCCTCCTTACTTTATTTCAACACAAACGGGTCTTAGCGTAGAAATAGTCAAAGCGGCGTTTAATGCATCCAACAAAGGTTTTGAGTTTCATCCATCGCCTTTTTCTCGTGCCATGAGAGAACTTGCTAAGGGCGATTTAGATTTGATTACGGCACTTTGGAAAACGCCCGCACGTGAAGCAGTCTATGAATTCAGTGAACCCTATATTTCTAATCAATTATATTTTGTCACTTCCCCTACCGTACCGATTGATTATCAAGGCTTAGTAAGTCTATCTGGACATCACATTTGTACTATTTTGGGCTTTGGTTATCAAAGTTTACTCGATCCAATTAAAGACCTAAAGCAGATGACGTTGCTTGAGTTACGTACCTGTTTACTTCAATTGCACAAAGAGCGTGTAGAAGGTGTCATTGCGGATAAACATGCTGCACTGTATGAATTCAAACAAGACCCCGCTTTTAGTTCGTTTTCCTTTCGCGAGCCTATCATCGCCGATTGGCCCGTTCATATTGCGGTACTTAAAAGTAACCCCAGAGCGAGTCAAATTATTGAATCCTTCAATCAAGGACTGAGACTTATCCAACAAAATGGAACTTATGATCAAATCGTTAATCGCTATATGGATTCGCGTTAGATTTCTCACTTAAATACTTTTTTAAATCAGCGGTAAACGTGGTGACTTTGCCATGAGAGTGGCTTCGATGCGGATACACGACATGCACAGGCATCTGCATTTCTTCAAATGGTAATGTCACCAACTGCCCGTTTTCAACGTACGGTTTGAGTGCAAAATCAGGACAAAAACAGACCCCTAAGCCTAACGCAGCAAATTGTGCAGCGGCACTTGCACTGTTCACGCGAAGCGTCTCGTTAATGTTAAACTTAACGCCATTAAGCTGCCATTTACCGTCTAACTTTCCATTGCTGTCACCGATGCATGGCAATTGACTGAGAACATCAATTGAATTAATTGGACCATATTGTTCAAGGAAAGCAGGTGATACGCTGACTTGAAGTTTAATTTCGCCGACTTGTTTTGCAATTAGTGTTGAATCGGAGAGTCGACCAACCCGGACACAGAGATCAAATCCTTCCGACACCAAATCGACAAATCTGTCTTGAAATACACAATCAATGTGTAATTGAGGATAGGTGATTTTCATTTGTGCAAGAAATGGCACAAGACATTGCTCACCATAAGTTGTCGGCACGCTTATACGGAGCCGCCCGGCCATCCCTGTGGAGTCAGCAAGTAAATTGTGTTCCAGCTGTATGATGCCTTCGAGTAAACGCTTTGCTTCTTCGTAATACACACGGCCATCCTCTGTAAGACGGATATGACGCGTGGACCGGTATAACAAACGTACTTGAAGCTGTTCTTCCAGTGTCTTGACGTGTGTACTTACCAATGCTTTTGAGCGCCCCAAGCGGCTGGCCGCCTTGGTAAAAGAACCCTCTTCAACCAATGCAATAAAGCAGCTCATTAAATTCAACTTATCCATAATTGTTCATTATTTTTGAACACTATTTCAGATAATTTGCCAATTGTTCAATTCAAAAGCAAATCGTATCTTTACTTCATACCGATTTAGTGACGACTCACTGCAAGCTGGACGGCATCAATACGTCTTCTTCCAGACACGATTCGCTTATTAAATCATCGTGTTTAAGCAAACGCCTGTCGTTTAATAAGAAAGCACAGGTTACATTTTGAGGTATAAGATGAATAAATTTAATCAACCGGCTCTAGCAACCACCATTTTGCGATTGTCACTGGGCGTGATGTTTCTCGCTCATGGTTTTCTAAAACTACTTGTTTTTACGCCAGCAGGCACAGCGGGATTTTTTGGGTCACTCGGATTACCCGAGTTTTTAGGCCCGTTAACTATGTCGCTCGAATTAGCGGGTGGTCTATTGTTGGTCATTGGATTTCAAGTCAGGCTTGTGTCAGTATTACTCATTCCTATCTTAATCGGCTCAATTGTTTTTGTGCATGGAGCGAATGGCTGGGGGTTCGGAAATGCTGGTGGTGGTTATGAGTATCCGTTATTTTTAATTATGGCCAGTGTCGTTCAAGCGTTGCTTGGCAATGGTGCTTATGCAATCGAATCTCGATTTAAATCGGCTCAAGTTACAACGGCCAAAGCATAGGAGTAACATGCAATGAAAGCGGCTAATGCGCCACTTATCTATGTCAGTCACGGTGCACCGACCTTTGCGCTGGACAACACATCGATTGCAGCAAGTAACTTAAAAGAGCAAGGCAAAGAGCTTCGCAACGTAAAAGCAATCATTGCCATGTCACCCCACTATACAACATCAAGTTTAACAATCAACACAACGCAGCAGCACCGCATTGTTCATGATTTTTATGGCTTTGCAAAACCGTTGTATGAGTTGACTTATGAAGCGGCAGGTCATCAAACTTTTGCCGAAGAGGTTGCACGAAAGATATCCGCATCAAACTTGCCGGTAACCACCACAAGTCAAGCTCACCTGGATCATGGTATTTGGATTCCAATGCGTTACCTTTTGCCAACGTCTGACGTCCCAATTATTCAAATGTCCTACCCAGCAAGTTGGACGCTTGAACAATTAGAAATACTTGGACAGTGTCTCGCGCGGTTAAGGTTGGAAGGTTACGCGGTGTTGATGTCGGGCGGAGTGAGTCATAATTTCGCCGACCTCAAAACATCGTCTGAGCCGGCGTCTTACGTAAACCGTTTGCGGGAATCCTTGTTTTATTACGTAAAGAGCAAAGACACTGACGGGTTTAAGCAATACGTGCGTAACAATTCAGACGTGAAACGTGCTCATCCTAGTTTTGAACATTTCGCGCCTTTTTACGTAGCCTATTTTTCTGCCCACCCAGAAGACCACGTCGATATTTTCGAAGCGCCTATCGAATTGCATGCGTTAGCGATGGACTCCATTACGTGGAAATTCGTTGAATAACGACCTTTCCTTTGCTCAACAAGGATGTTGAACAGAATAAGTAATCTTACGTGCACGTTACCTACACTTTCTTACAAAACTTGGACACTCCCTCACAATATTTCCTTACCACATCAACTAAATTACCCGCAGTTACGGACGTTTTTTAACCACTCAAACTTCGACAATTTACAAAATGGAGCTTTTATGAAATTGCCACTGACCATTGCTGCTTGTGTTCTA from Pseudoalteromonas xiamenensis includes these protein-coding regions:
- a CDS encoding DoxX family protein; translation: MNKFNQPALATTILRLSLGVMFLAHGFLKLLVFTPAGTAGFFGSLGLPEFLGPLTMSLELAGGLLLVIGFQVRLVSVLLIPILIGSIVFVHGANGWGFGNAGGGYEYPLFLIMASVVQALLGNGAYAIESRFKSAQVTTAKA
- a CDS encoding LysR family transcriptional regulator, with translation MDKLNLMSCFIALVEEGSFTKAASRLGRSKALVSTHVKTLEEQLQVRLLYRSTRHIRLTEDGRVYYEEAKRLLEGIIQLEHNLLADSTGMAGRLRISVPTTYGEQCLVPFLAQMKITYPQLHIDCVFQDRFVDLVSEGFDLCVRVGRLSDSTLIAKQVGEIKLQVSVSPAFLEQYGPINSIDVLSQLPCIGDSNGKLDGKWQLNGVKFNINETLRVNSASAAAQFAALGLGVCFCPDFALKPYVENGQLVTLPFEEMQMPVHVVYPHRSHSHGKVTTFTADLKKYLSEKSNANPYSD
- a CDS encoding dioxygenase family protein, which gives rise to MKAANAPLIYVSHGAPTFALDNTSIAASNLKEQGKELRNVKAIIAMSPHYTTSSLTINTTQQHRIVHDFYGFAKPLYELTYEAAGHQTFAEEVARKISASNLPVTTTSQAHLDHGIWIPMRYLLPTSDVPIIQMSYPASWTLEQLEILGQCLARLRLEGYAVLMSGGVSHNFADLKTSSEPASYVNRLRESLFYYVKSKDTDGFKQYVRNNSDVKRAHPSFEHFAPFYVAYFSAHPEDHVDIFEAPIELHALAMDSITWKFVE
- a CDS encoding substrate-binding periplasmic protein, with the translated sequence MKWTAIACCMLLLPFLTSAKDEDLYVGGHSIWPPYFISTQTGLSVEIVKAAFNASNKGFEFHPSPFSRAMRELAKGDLDLITALWKTPAREAVYEFSEPYISNQLYFVTSPTVPIDYQGLVSLSGHHICTILGFGYQSLLDPIKDLKQMTLLELRTCLLQLHKERVEGVIADKHAALYEFKQDPAFSSFSFREPIIADWPVHIAVLKSNPRASQIIESFNQGLRLIQQNGTYDQIVNRYMDSR